A genomic window from Babylonia areolata isolate BAREFJ2019XMU chromosome 9, ASM4173473v1, whole genome shotgun sequence includes:
- the LOC143286117 gene encoding cilia- and flagella-associated protein 20 translates to MFKNTFQSGFLSILYSIGSKPLQIWDKKVRNGHIKRITDNDIQSLVLEIVGTNVSTTYITCPADPKKTLGIKLPFLVMIIKNLKKYFTFEVQVLDDKNVRRRFRASNYQSTTRVKPFICTMPMRLDDGWNQIQFNLSDFTRRAYGTNYIETLRVQIHANCRIRRVYFSDRLYSEDELPAEFKLYLPVQNKGKA, encoded by the exons ATGTTTAAGAATACCTTCCAGAGCGGCTTCTTGTCGATACTGTACAGTATCGGCAGCAAGCCATTGCAAATTTGGGACAAGAAG GTCCGCAATGGTCACATCAAACGTATCACAGACAACGACATCCAGTCACTAGTCTTAGAAATCGTGGGGACAAATGTCAG tacgACGTACATTACCTGCCCAGCAGATCCCAAGAAGACTCTTGGAATCAAGTTGCCTTTCCTAGTTATGATCATCAAGAATTTGAAGAAATATTTCACATTTGAGGTGCAG GTCTTGGACGACAAGAATGTGAGGAGACGATTCCGGGCCAGCAACTACCAGAGCACGACCCGCGTCAAGCCCTTCATCTGCACCATGCCCATGAGGCTCGACGATGGCTGGAACCAGATCCAGTTCAACTTGTCTGACTTCACCCGTCGAGCCTATGGAACAAACTACATTGAGACTCTGCGAGTCCAG attcaTGCTAACTGTCGCATCCGCCGAGTGTACTTCTCCGACAGACTGTACTCGGAAGACGAGTTGCCTGCTGAGTTCAAGCTGTACCTCCCTgtgcaaaacaaaggaaaagcaTGA